In Desulfonatronum thioautotrophicum, a genomic segment contains:
- a CDS encoding cation-transporting P-type ATPase: MDISEVLDRLESSKDGLSRDNASERLKRFGPNELPKAKGRSAIMRFLVQFNNVLIYLLLAAAVITGLLAEWLDMGVILAVVLVNALIGFIQEGKAEKSLDSIRDMLAPTAVVLRDGKKQEVPASELVPGDVILLQAGDKLPADIRLIKARDLQIEEAALTGESVPVEKSTEPVEKDSSLGDRSGMGFSSTMVTYGQGRGVVVGTGKDTEIGRISEMLSDVETLTTPLLKQLGRFGNVLSVAIIGMAAVTFAFGYFFQEFSPGEMFMAAVGLAVAAIPEGLPAIVTITLAIGVQRMARRNAIIRRLPAVETLGSVTVICTDKTGTLTRNEMTVQTLRTAGRTVTVSGVGYAPKGKFHQDDTEFDPHQDDQDVLELLRCGLLCNEAEVSEDKGNWKAQGAPTEAALVTAALKAGLEQKKENERYSRVDSIPFSSENKFMATLHNDSDGGGLIILKGAPEKVLEACSDQRAGQDQSEIDLSFWDKEEERIASKGQRLLALAVRRIEKVKDQLAMDDVQDGFTMLGLFGIIDPPREEAVEAAEKLIGECEPMKECDSAGINVKMITGDHVITARAIGLKLGIGDGETALSGKDLDAMDDDQLRERAAKVDVFARVTPEHKLRIVKALQAKNKIVAMTGDGVNDAPALKRADVGVAMGRNGTEAAKDASDMVLADDNFASIANAVEEGRTVYDNIKKAILFILPTNGGQALVVIAAIFLGLGAADAVNGFSLPISPPQILWINMVTAVSLALALAFEPAEPNVMRRAPRQSDEPLVSRFLLWRITFVSVILTVGSLGHYLYMLDNGATQGLAATVAINTLVFGQVCYLFNSRFIQESSLSRNAFLGSSAVLWSILVLAVLQLAFTYAPPMQFLFRTEGLDVVSWLRIFIFGVILFLLVEGEKYLWRRTKTLH; the protein is encoded by the coding sequence ATGGATATCTCGGAAGTACTGGACCGACTGGAAAGCAGTAAAGACGGTCTCTCCCGGGACAATGCTTCTGAGCGACTGAAACGATTTGGACCGAATGAATTACCCAAGGCCAAGGGGCGTAGCGCAATCATGCGCTTTCTTGTCCAGTTCAACAACGTGCTGATCTACCTCCTGCTAGCGGCTGCGGTAATTACGGGACTGCTGGCCGAGTGGCTGGATATGGGTGTGATCCTTGCCGTGGTGCTGGTCAATGCGCTGATCGGATTCATCCAGGAAGGCAAGGCGGAAAAGTCTCTGGACAGCATCCGGGACATGCTTGCTCCCACAGCCGTGGTGCTCCGGGATGGAAAGAAGCAGGAGGTTCCGGCGAGTGAGCTGGTCCCGGGAGACGTGATCCTGCTTCAGGCCGGTGACAAGCTCCCGGCGGACATTCGGCTCATCAAAGCCCGTGACCTGCAGATTGAGGAAGCGGCCCTGACCGGTGAGTCGGTCCCTGTGGAAAAAAGTACCGAACCCGTGGAAAAAGACAGCTCTCTGGGCGACCGCTCCGGGATGGGTTTTTCCAGCACCATGGTCACGTACGGTCAGGGTCGTGGCGTGGTGGTCGGCACCGGCAAGGATACCGAGATTGGCCGGATCAGCGAAATGCTCTCCGATGTTGAGACCTTGACCACCCCGCTTCTGAAGCAGTTGGGCCGATTCGGCAATGTGCTCAGCGTAGCCATCATCGGCATGGCCGCGGTGACGTTCGCCTTCGGGTATTTTTTTCAAGAATTTTCACCTGGAGAGATGTTCATGGCTGCGGTGGGGTTGGCCGTCGCGGCCATTCCCGAGGGATTGCCGGCCATTGTGACCATTACCCTGGCCATCGGCGTCCAGCGTATGGCTCGGCGTAATGCGATCATCCGCCGATTGCCCGCTGTGGAGACCTTGGGCTCTGTCACCGTGATCTGCACGGACAAGACCGGCACCCTGACCCGCAACGAAATGACCGTGCAAACTTTGCGCACGGCGGGCCGCACTGTGACGGTGTCTGGAGTGGGGTATGCACCCAAGGGGAAGTTTCATCAAGATGACACCGAATTTGATCCGCATCAGGACGATCAGGATGTGTTGGAGTTGTTGCGTTGTGGACTGCTTTGCAACGAAGCCGAGGTTTCGGAAGATAAGGGCAACTGGAAGGCCCAGGGGGCACCCACCGAGGCGGCGCTGGTAACCGCTGCGCTAAAGGCCGGGCTGGAGCAGAAGAAGGAGAACGAACGCTATTCGCGAGTGGATTCAATTCCCTTCAGTTCGGAAAACAAATTCATGGCCACGCTGCATAATGATTCCGATGGCGGAGGACTAATCATTCTCAAGGGGGCTCCGGAAAAAGTTCTTGAAGCCTGCTCCGATCAACGGGCCGGACAAGATCAGAGTGAGATAGATTTAAGTTTTTGGGATAAGGAGGAGGAGCGTATTGCTTCCAAGGGGCAGCGCCTGTTGGCCTTGGCCGTGCGTCGGATCGAAAAAGTGAAGGATCAGCTGGCCATGGACGACGTGCAGGACGGGTTCACGATGCTTGGGTTGTTCGGCATCATTGATCCCCCCCGAGAGGAGGCAGTGGAGGCCGCGGAAAAGTTGATCGGCGAGTGCGAGCCCATGAAGGAGTGCGACAGCGCTGGAATCAATGTGAAGATGATCACCGGAGACCATGTGATCACGGCCAGGGCCATTGGCCTCAAGCTGGGCATCGGCGACGGTGAGACGGCACTTTCCGGCAAGGATCTCGACGCCATGGACGATGATCAACTCCGTGAGCGCGCCGCCAAGGTGGATGTTTTTGCCCGGGTAACCCCGGAGCACAAGTTGCGGATCGTCAAGGCCCTGCAGGCCAAAAACAAGATCGTGGCCATGACCGGCGACGGAGTCAATGACGCGCCGGCCCTGAAGCGGGCCGACGTGGGCGTGGCCATGGGGCGCAACGGCACGGAGGCGGCCAAGGATGCCTCGGACATGGTTCTGGCCGATGATAATTTTGCCTCCATTGCCAATGCCGTGGAGGAGGGGCGGACGGTCTACGATAACATCAAGAAAGCGATATTGTTTATTTTGCCCACCAACGGCGGGCAGGCTCTGGTGGTTATTGCCGCGATTTTCCTGGGGCTTGGCGCGGCAGATGCCGTTAATGGGTTCAGTTTGCCCATCTCGCCGCCGCAGATTCTCTGGATCAACATGGTTACCGCCGTTTCCCTGGCCTTGGCCCTGGCCTTTGAACCTGCGGAGCCCAATGTCATGCGTCGGGCTCCGCGTCAATCTGATGAGCCGCTGGTTTCCCGGTTTTTGTTGTGGCGAATCACCTTTGTTTCCGTGATATTGACCGTCGGTTCCCTGGGCCACTATCTATACATGCTGGACAATGGGGCCACCCAGGGGCTGGCGGCAACCGTGGCCATCAACACCCTGGTCTTCGGTCAGGTTTGCTACCTGTTCAACAGTCGATTCATCCAGGAGAGCTCGCTTAGCCGCAACGCCTTTCTGGGCAGCTCAGCGGTGCTTTGGTCCATTCTGGTGTTGGCGGTTTTACAGCTCGCCTTCACCTACGCCCCACCGATGCAGTTCCTGTTTCGCACTGAGGGTCTTGATGTTGTGTCATGGTTGCGAATTTTTATTTTCGGGGTAATCCTGTTTCTTTTGGTCGAGGGGGAGAAATACTTGTGGCGTCGAACGAAAACACTCCACTGA
- a CDS encoding universal stress protein encodes MEKHLLLAVGDDQSSLQAVRFVNDFFTNKSDVRLTLLYVAPHPPAVYLDDSDVYQRKRWAEDWKRGQERRAMELLAQGKTALVDSGFKDDLVSTKFVFSQYGSARDLIQECAKGHFDALVLGRRGLSRFEELFVDSVTKRIMNEELSFPIWVCQRPERGRKHVLVAVDGSEPCVQIADHVGFIVADQPEQKIVLAHIPSSQASESTYQEFFGHALASLLENGVPEERIETKVLSGIYPAAALQQEADSGRYAVVAVGRTGASGPGFFSMGSVSRSLLAKLEGAALWVSPSSCRL; translated from the coding sequence ATGGAAAAGCATTTGCTTTTGGCTGTCGGCGATGACCAAAGCTCATTGCAGGCTGTGCGGTTCGTGAATGATTTTTTTACGAATAAATCGGATGTCCGCCTGACATTGCTCTATGTTGCACCGCACCCTCCGGCGGTCTATCTGGACGACAGCGACGTCTATCAACGGAAGCGTTGGGCCGAGGACTGGAAGCGAGGCCAGGAGCGGCGCGCCATGGAGTTGCTGGCCCAGGGCAAGACCGCGCTGGTCGATTCCGGATTCAAGGACGATCTCGTTTCCACGAAGTTTGTTTTCAGCCAGTACGGATCTGCCAGGGACTTGATCCAGGAGTGCGCCAAAGGGCATTTTGACGCCTTGGTGCTTGGCCGACGCGGACTGTCCCGGTTCGAGGAATTGTTTGTCGACAGCGTTACGAAACGGATCATGAACGAGGAATTGTCCTTTCCCATCTGGGTTTGTCAGCGTCCGGAACGTGGCCGCAAGCATGTGCTTGTGGCGGTGGATGGATCCGAGCCCTGCGTCCAGATCGCCGACCATGTCGGGTTCATTGTCGCCGACCAGCCGGAGCAGAAAATTGTCCTGGCGCACATTCCCAGCAGTCAGGCTTCGGAGTCCACCTACCAGGAATTTTTTGGGCATGCCTTGGCTTCTCTTTTGGAGAATGGCGTGCCCGAAGAGCGCATTGAAACCAAGGTATTGTCCGGAATCTACCCTGCCGCGGCGTTACAGCAGGAGGCGGATAGCGGCAGGTATGCCGTTGTTGCCGTGGGCCGTACCGGTGCATCCGGCCCTGGTTTTTTTTCCATGGGGTCGGTCAGCAGATCCCTCCTGGCCAAACTGGAGGGGGCGGCATTGTGGGTCAGCCCCTCAAGCTGTCGGCTCTAG
- a CDS encoding RnfABCDGE type electron transport complex subunit D: MKLPPIQKQKIMVKVLYALLPVIVTATYFFGLRVLAVVAVAMAFAFLTEWFMASRRGGKVTQACFVTGALYALALPPNTPFWITAVGIVVGILFGKELFGGFGKNVFNPAIVGRAFVWLSFPLELTNQFVPVFRDFPGGLVHWSMATAEKLPEYLYQASREIGHDVVDVMTSATPMVARKAFDYEIGAMDLFLGSIGGFFQYGEQTLLLGAGSMGEVSAAAILVGAIYLLYTKTAQWRLMLPPIIGASALCLFLRYGLGVDAVPPLEFTLFSGALLYAAVFMVTEPVSAPKLPASQWIYGLFIGMMIVFFRAYGIFAGAVAFSILLGNMLAPSLDLWIKRFSAPPAKPQTASGGGKS, encoded by the coding sequence ATGAAACTGCCCCCGATTCAGAAACAGAAGATCATGGTCAAGGTGCTCTACGCGCTTTTACCCGTGATCGTGACCGCGACCTATTTCTTCGGGTTGCGCGTTTTGGCCGTTGTCGCCGTGGCCATGGCCTTCGCCTTTCTCACGGAATGGTTCATGGCTTCGCGCCGAGGCGGCAAGGTCACCCAGGCCTGCTTTGTCACAGGCGCCCTGTACGCCTTGGCCTTGCCCCCCAACACCCCATTTTGGATCACCGCCGTGGGCATCGTGGTCGGCATTCTGTTCGGCAAGGAATTGTTTGGAGGCTTCGGCAAGAACGTCTTCAACCCGGCCATTGTCGGTCGGGCGTTTGTCTGGCTGAGCTTCCCCCTGGAATTAACCAACCAGTTTGTCCCGGTTTTTCGGGATTTTCCCGGCGGGCTGGTCCACTGGAGCATGGCCACGGCCGAAAAGCTCCCGGAATACCTGTACCAGGCATCACGAGAGATTGGCCACGACGTCGTGGACGTGATGACCTCGGCCACGCCCATGGTGGCTCGCAAAGCGTTTGATTACGAAATCGGCGCGATGGACTTGTTTCTGGGGTCCATCGGTGGATTCTTCCAGTACGGTGAACAGACCCTGCTCCTCGGAGCGGGATCCATGGGCGAAGTCAGCGCGGCGGCCATCCTGGTGGGAGCGATCTACCTGCTGTACACCAAGACGGCCCAATGGCGCCTGATGCTTCCACCGATTATCGGGGCTTCGGCCCTGTGCCTTTTCCTGCGCTACGGCCTGGGGGTGGATGCTGTACCGCCGTTGGAATTCACGCTTTTTTCCGGCGCCCTGCTCTATGCAGCGGTATTCATGGTCACCGAACCTGTCAGCGCCCCGAAGCTGCCGGCATCACAATGGATCTACGGCCTGTTCATCGGCATGATGATCGTTTTTTTCCGGGCTTACGGCATCTTCGCCGGGGCCGTGGCCTTCTCCATCCTGCTTGGCAACATGCTCGCACCGTCCCTGGACCTCTGGATCAAACGCTTTTCGGCCCCGCCCGCCAAACCGCAAACCGCCTCCGGGGGAGGCAAGTCATGA
- a CDS encoding flavin reductase family protein yields MKQSLGAKPLVFPTPVWVVGSYDPQDKPNIMTIAWGGVCCSKPPCLTISLRKATYTYDCITARKAFTVNVSTESDIVLADYCGIASGKTADKFAITGLTPVRSELVDAPYIHEFALAAECKLVQTVELGLHTMFIGEILDIKADDSVLGSDGLPDLDKLRPVAFGPVIRTYHGLGDYLGPAFSIGQSVDKTGNGN; encoded by the coding sequence ATGAAACAATCACTTGGCGCCAAGCCCCTTGTTTTTCCCACCCCGGTGTGGGTGGTCGGATCCTATGACCCGCAGGACAAACCGAACATCATGACCATCGCCTGGGGAGGAGTTTGCTGCTCCAAGCCTCCGTGCCTGACCATATCCTTGCGCAAGGCCACCTATACCTACGACTGCATCACCGCCCGGAAAGCCTTCACTGTCAACGTCTCCACGGAGTCGGACATCGTGCTCGCCGACTATTGCGGCATCGCCTCCGGCAAGACAGCGGACAAGTTTGCCATCACCGGACTCACCCCGGTCAGATCGGAACTTGTGGACGCTCCGTATATCCATGAATTTGCCCTGGCAGCTGAATGCAAACTCGTGCAAACCGTGGAGCTCGGCCTGCATACCATGTTCATTGGCGAAATTTTGGATATCAAGGCCGACGATTCCGTGCTCGGGTCGGACGGCCTGCCTGACCTGGACAAACTCCGCCCCGTGGCCTTCGGCCCGGTGATCCGGACCTATCATGGGCTGGGAGATTATCTTGGCCCGGCCTTTTCCATCGGCCAGAGTGTTGACAAGACGGGCAACGGGAACTGA
- a CDS encoding ABC transporter substrate-binding protein: MFRRLLAVTTAFVLGTFSVASAAEPIKIGAILSATGPASFLGEPQRNTLLMLQDQINEQGGLLGRPLEVIIYDDETEVNRAVAAANRLLSRDRVVAAIGATTSGNTLAIMPRFSSARIPLVSMAAAERIVKPINPWVFKTPQSDRHAVLRILGHAQALGFTDIAILTVSDGFGQAGREVLQELLPEFGMNLVADEIYGPRDTDMTPQLTKIRGLSPDAIIVWGTNPGPAVIARNRVQLGMQTPMYMSHGVASKRFIELAGEAAEGLILPAGRLAVADQLPEDHPQKELLLEYIQAYETRFNAEVSTFGGYAFDALKLIVEAITKAGEATPQAIRDNLQQISGFIGTGGIFEMSPEDHNGLDEKAFVMVRITDGDWELLVE; encoded by the coding sequence ATGTTTCGCCGTCTGCTTGCCGTTACCACGGCTTTTGTTCTTGGAACCTTTTCCGTCGCGTCAGCCGCTGAACCGATCAAGATCGGGGCCATCCTCTCCGCGACGGGGCCGGCGTCCTTTCTCGGTGAGCCGCAGCGCAACACCCTGCTGATGCTGCAGGACCAGATCAACGAGCAGGGCGGATTGTTGGGCCGTCCCTTGGAAGTGATCATCTATGACGATGAAACCGAGGTGAACAGGGCTGTTGCCGCGGCGAACAGGCTGCTCAGCCGGGACCGGGTGGTGGCGGCCATCGGCGCGACCACCTCCGGCAACACCCTGGCGATCATGCCGCGCTTTTCCTCGGCTCGAATCCCACTGGTTTCCATGGCCGCGGCCGAGCGGATCGTCAAACCCATCAATCCCTGGGTTTTCAAGACGCCGCAGTCCGATCGTCACGCCGTGCTCAGGATTCTGGGGCATGCCCAGGCTCTTGGCTTTACTGATATTGCCATCCTGACGGTCTCGGACGGATTCGGCCAGGCCGGCCGGGAAGTCCTCCAGGAGCTGCTCCCGGAATTCGGGATGAATCTGGTTGCCGATGAGATCTACGGGCCGAGAGATACGGACATGACCCCCCAACTGACCAAGATCCGCGGCCTGAGTCCGGACGCAATCATCGTCTGGGGCACGAACCCGGGGCCTGCGGTCATTGCCCGAAATCGTGTCCAGCTGGGTATGCAGACACCCATGTATATGAGCCACGGCGTGGCCTCCAAGCGGTTCATCGAGTTGGCCGGGGAGGCAGCCGAAGGGTTGATTCTGCCCGCGGGACGTCTGGCCGTGGCCGATCAACTGCCGGAGGATCATCCGCAAAAGGAATTGCTTCTGGAGTACATCCAGGCCTATGAAACTCGGTTCAATGCCGAGGTGTCCACGTTCGGCGGCTACGCCTTTGACGCGCTGAAGCTCATCGTCGAAGCCATTACCAAGGCTGGAGAAGCCACACCCCAGGCCATCCGGGACAATCTGCAACAAATCAGCGGCTTCATCGGCACCGGCGGAATTTTTGAAATGTCCCCCGAGGACCACAACGGGCTGGATGAAAAGGCCTTCGTCATGGTCCGGATCACGGACGGAGACTGGGAGCTGCTGGTCGAATAA
- a CDS encoding UvrD-helicase domain-containing protein produces the protein MKVLIYNELTPGKIPGFKKVASFLENGDFRSAEVKKLAPNLFRARLDKSDRLLFSLYRHNGETCILALEHIPNHAYEKSRFLRGAAIQEDKIPVLGDPETEQPEDLVYLNPASSTFHLLDKILSFDDLQQAVFTVPPPLIVIGSAGSGKTALTLEKMKLAAGDVLYVTTSPYLIQSARNIYHAYGYANESQNIDFLSYQEFLESIRVPQGRELTFREFEAWISRQRLSRELRDAHQLYEEFKGVLTGSADAAHLSQEQYLGLGVKQSIYPREQRGEVYDVFRGYLRLLQDQGCYDVNMLSHAYADLIQPRYDFAVVDEVQDLTAVQLQLILRSLRKIRNFILCGDSNQIVHPNFFSWARVKSFFYAQEDAGPPSELIRILNTNYRNSPEITELANRILKMKNARFGSVDRESNYLVHSTARESGKVLLLRGDPSRLREMGQRARTSTRYAVIVLHPEQKAAAKAAFGSPLVFSIQEAKGLEYENVILFNFTSSAAKRFAEITSGVTPDQLQGEDLNYGRTKDKSDKSLEIYKFYINALYVAVTRAVTNLFWMESEPEHELFSLLGLEALTGKLDLDSRQSSLDEWRQEAHKLELQGKQEQAEAIRRDILKQKTPPWKVLVDETLAVVEHNALVQGEKKSRLQLFDYALVYNDQKRLHDLRKVGFAPADKPDKGLTILNQKHFYTYELKQSAAVMRQVDDFGVDFRDVFNQTPLMNAARMGNADLVKRLLEAGADTSCVNSAGFNAFRIVLEQAVMNSKYAARKLPELYDLLVPDSMSVQVEGKLIKIDKISMDFFLLNLMMAMFYVRFGVKYLHQGGRCFETADFIQVMDPFPESVLLERRKKRPYLSSILAKNEMNRDGPYNRRLFVRMRQGNYLFNPRLSLRVEGQWRNIYDVLNVNMLYVRFDLKNMDAHRLARIENITDNNLLRLRTWLDKMRQETEGSSSPTTHPEQS, from the coding sequence TTGAAAGTCCTGATTTACAACGAGCTGACGCCCGGCAAGATCCCCGGCTTCAAGAAGGTCGCTTCGTTTTTGGAAAATGGGGATTTTCGTTCCGCGGAAGTCAAAAAGCTGGCCCCGAATCTCTTCAGGGCCCGGCTGGACAAGAGTGACCGTCTGCTGTTTTCCCTGTACCGGCACAACGGCGAAACCTGCATTCTGGCCCTGGAGCACATCCCGAACCACGCCTACGAAAAATCCCGCTTCCTGCGCGGAGCCGCCATCCAGGAGGACAAGATCCCGGTCCTGGGGGATCCCGAGACGGAGCAGCCCGAAGATCTGGTCTATCTGAACCCGGCCAGTTCCACCTTCCACTTGCTGGACAAGATCCTGTCCTTTGACGACCTGCAGCAGGCCGTTTTCACGGTGCCCCCGCCGCTGATCGTGATCGGTTCCGCGGGCAGCGGCAAGACCGCCCTGACCCTGGAAAAGATGAAGCTGGCGGCCGGGGACGTGCTGTACGTGACCACCTCGCCATACCTGATCCAGAGCGCCCGGAACATCTATCACGCCTACGGGTACGCCAACGAGTCCCAGAACATCGACTTCCTGTCCTACCAGGAGTTCCTGGAAAGCATCCGGGTTCCCCAGGGCCGGGAGCTGACCTTTCGGGAATTCGAGGCCTGGATCTCCCGCCAGCGCCTGTCCCGGGAGCTGCGCGACGCCCACCAGCTGTATGAGGAGTTCAAGGGCGTGCTCACCGGATCGGCGGACGCGGCCCATCTGAGCCAGGAGCAGTATCTGGGGCTGGGCGTGAAGCAGTCCATCTATCCCCGGGAGCAGCGCGGAGAGGTCTACGACGTCTTTCGCGGCTACCTGCGCCTGCTCCAGGACCAGGGCTGCTATGACGTGAACATGCTCAGCCACGCCTATGCCGATCTGATCCAGCCGCGGTACGATTTTGCCGTGGTGGACGAGGTCCAGGACCTCACCGCGGTGCAGCTGCAGCTGATCCTGCGCTCCCTGCGCAAGATCCGCAATTTCATCCTCTGCGGCGACTCCAATCAGATCGTCCACCCGAACTTCTTCTCCTGGGCCCGGGTAAAGAGTTTTTTTTACGCCCAGGAGGACGCCGGCCCCCCTTCCGAGCTGATCCGCATCCTGAACACCAACTACCGCAACTCCCCGGAAATCACCGAGCTGGCCAACCGCATCCTGAAAATGAAAAACGCCCGGTTCGGCTCCGTGGACCGGGAAAGCAACTATCTGGTCCACAGCACGGCCCGGGAGTCGGGCAAGGTGCTGCTGTTGCGCGGCGATCCTTCCCGGCTGCGGGAGATGGGGCAGCGGGCCAGAACCTCCACCCGGTACGCGGTGATCGTCCTGCACCCCGAGCAGAAGGCCGCGGCCAAGGCCGCCTTTGGCAGCCCCCTGGTCTTTTCCATCCAGGAAGCCAAGGGGTTGGAATACGAAAACGTGATCCTGTTCAACTTCACCTCTTCGGCGGCCAAGCGGTTCGCGGAAATCACCAGCGGCGTGACCCCGGACCAGCTCCAGGGGGAGGATCTGAACTACGGCCGGACCAAGGACAAGAGCGACAAGTCCCTGGAAATCTACAAGTTCTATATCAACGCCCTGTACGTGGCCGTGACCCGGGCCGTGACCAACCTGTTCTGGATGGAAAGCGAGCCCGAGCATGAGCTGTTCAGCCTGCTGGGACTGGAAGCGCTGACCGGCAAACTGGACCTGGACAGCCGCCAGTCCAGCCTGGACGAATGGCGGCAGGAGGCCCACAAGCTGGAGCTGCAGGGCAAGCAGGAGCAGGCCGAAGCCATCCGCCGCGACATCCTCAAGCAGAAGACCCCGCCCTGGAAGGTGCTGGTGGATGAAACCCTGGCCGTGGTGGAGCATAACGCCCTGGTCCAGGGCGAGAAAAAGTCCCGGTTGCAGCTCTTTGACTACGCCTTGGTCTACAACGACCAGAAGCGGCTCCACGATCTGCGCAAGGTCGGTTTCGCTCCGGCGGACAAGCCGGACAAGGGCCTGACCATCCTGAACCAGAAGCACTTTTATACCTACGAACTGAAGCAAAGCGCCGCGGTGATGCGCCAGGTGGATGATTTTGGAGTGGATTTCCGGGACGTCTTCAACCAGACCCCCCTGATGAACGCGGCCCGGATGGGCAACGCCGATCTGGTCAAGCGCCTGCTGGAGGCTGGTGCAGACACCTCCTGCGTGAACAGCGCCGGATTCAACGCCTTCCGGATCGTCCTGGAGCAGGCGGTCATGAACTCCAAGTACGCGGCCCGCAAGCTGCCGGAACTGTACGATCTGCTGGTGCCGGACAGCATGTCCGTCCAGGTGGAGGGCAAACTGATCAAGATCGACAAGATCAGCATGGACTTTTTTCTGCTCAATCTGATGATGGCCATGTTCTATGTCCGGTTCGGAGTCAAGTACCTGCATCAAGGCGGGCGCTGCTTCGAAACCGCGGATTTCATCCAGGTCATGGACCCCTTTCCGGAAAGCGTTTTGCTGGAGCGCCGCAAGAAGCGGCCCTATCTGTCCAGCATCCTGGCCAAGAACGAAATGAACCGGGATGGTCCCTACAATCGCCGGCTGTTCGTTCGGATGCGACAGGGCAACTACCTCTTCAACCCCCGGCTCAGTCTGCGCGTGGAAGGCCAGTGGCGCAACATCTACGACGTTTTGAACGTGAATATGCTCTACGTCCGTTTTGACCTCAAAAACATGGACGCTCACCGGCTGGCCAGGATCGAAAACATCACTGACAACAATCTGCTGCGGCTGCGAACCTGGCTGGACAAAATGCGCCAGGAAACCGAGGGTTCCTCCTCCCCAACGACGCATCCGGAGCAGAGCTGA
- a CDS encoding branched-chain amino acid ABC transporter permease, producing MDLGTFLQFLAAGLTVGSTYGLAALGFTIIFNTTGIINFAQGEFVMLGGLLAVVFMHWLDPGLPAAVVLAVLATTIVGLVMERLTIRPVQHTSVINLIIVTIGVSITIRGLMMLLWGKDTYVLPAFSGTTPIPILGATIAPQSFWILGITLLVLAAMRYFFSRTIFGRAMLACSFEPKAARLMGISVERMVMASFMLSAFVGAVGGAILTPLTMTSYDVGVLLGLKGFAACILGGLGNPFGAAAGGLLLGVLEAFGAGLISSAYKDAIAFVVILAILLWRPSGLFGAPDTERV from the coding sequence ATGGATCTGGGAACGTTTCTGCAATTCCTGGCCGCGGGCCTGACCGTGGGCAGCACCTACGGTCTGGCCGCTCTGGGATTTACGATCATATTCAACACCACGGGCATCATCAATTTTGCTCAGGGCGAATTTGTCATGCTGGGTGGCCTGCTGGCCGTCGTCTTCATGCATTGGCTGGACCCCGGCCTGCCCGCGGCCGTGGTTCTGGCCGTGCTGGCCACGACCATTGTGGGGCTGGTCATGGAGCGTCTGACCATCCGCCCTGTCCAGCACACCTCGGTGATCAACCTGATCATCGTGACCATCGGCGTGTCCATCACCATTCGCGGGCTGATGATGCTGCTTTGGGGCAAGGACACTTACGTGCTTCCGGCCTTTTCCGGCACCACGCCCATTCCGATCCTGGGCGCGACCATCGCCCCCCAGAGTTTTTGGATATTGGGCATCACCCTCCTGGTTCTGGCCGCCATGCGCTATTTTTTCAGCCGGACCATCTTTGGCCGGGCCATGTTGGCCTGCTCTTTCGAACCCAAGGCGGCACGGCTGATGGGCATCAGCGTGGAGCGGATGGTCATGGCCTCGTTCATGCTTTCGGCCTTCGTGGGCGCGGTGGGCGGTGCCATCCTCACTCCCCTGACCATGACCTCCTATGACGTCGGCGTGCTTCTGGGTCTGAAAGGCTTCGCCGCCTGCATCCTGGGCGGGCTGGGCAACCCCTTCGGCGCCGCCGCCGGCGGGCTGCTCCTGGGCGTCCTTGAAGCCTTTGGCGCGGGCCTGATTTCCTCAGCCTACAAGGACGCCATCGCCTTTGTGGTCATCCTGGCCATCCTGCTCTGGCGGCCCTCCGGCCTGTTCGGAGCACCGGATACGGAGCGGGTGTAG
- a CDS encoding DUF554 domain-containing protein, with protein MPIGTLINACAIIIGSLLGLVLGGRFSDRYRTLVYHSIGLCVLVIGLHMALSFQNVLILVFSMLCGALCGQLLRLDDRLTAAGNALKNRLGSKDARFTDGFVTASLLFCIGSMAILGSIDEGIRGDRTILLTKSILDGFICIPLASTYGIGVMFSFLSVLLYQGGITLLAGQAQNLFTEPIIAQLTSTGGLLIMGIGINLLELKTINVTNMLPALFFAVLFTVCFSNAF; from the coding sequence ATGCCCATCGGCACCCTGATCAACGCCTGCGCCATTATTATTGGCAGTCTGCTCGGCCTGGTACTAGGCGGACGCTTCTCGGACCGCTACCGAACCCTGGTCTACCACTCCATCGGGCTCTGCGTGCTGGTCATTGGCCTGCATATGGCCCTGAGCTTCCAAAACGTTCTGATCCTGGTTTTTTCCATGCTCTGCGGTGCGCTCTGCGGCCAACTCCTTCGCCTGGACGACCGCCTGACCGCGGCAGGCAACGCCCTGAAAAATCGCCTCGGCTCCAAGGACGCCCGATTCACGGACGGTTTCGTTACCGCTTCCCTGCTGTTTTGCATCGGCTCCATGGCCATTCTCGGCTCCATCGACGAGGGCATCCGTGGTGACAGGACCATCCTGCTGACCAAATCCATCCTGGACGGCTTTATCTGCATCCCGCTGGCCTCCACCTACGGCATTGGTGTGATGTTTTCCTTTTTATCCGTCCTGCTCTACCAGGGTGGCATCACCCTTTTGGCTGGCCAGGCCCAAAACCTCTTCACTGAACCAATCATCGCCCAACTCACTTCCACCGGGGGGCTGCTGATCATGGGCATCGGTATCAATCTGCTGGAACTGAAAACCATCAATGTCACCAATATGCTGCCCGCTCTGTTCTTTGCCGTACTCTTTACGGTTTGCTTTTCAAATGCCTTTTGA